CGTAGGCCATCCAGACCGCCAGGCAGACCAGCCAGTTGCAGAGTATCCCCATAAAAAAGGCCTTCTCGAAGGTCAGGGCCGTCTTGTAGGCCGCCAGCTTCAGGGTAAACCCACCCAAAAGGCCCCCGGTGTACCCGAGCTGACCGGACCTCAGGACGAAGAACGCCACCAGCACGGAGCCGACCAGGTTGCCCAAATAGACAAGACACCAGCCGCGAAGCATCGCGGACAGGGAGATCCTCCGATCCGCCAGCGCGGCGACCATCAGGCAGTTTCCGGTGAAGAGTTCGCCGCCAGCGACGATAACCAGGATCAGTCCCGC
This sequence is a window from uncultured Fretibacterium sp.. Protein-coding genes within it:
- a CDS encoding formate/nitrite transporter family protein, whose amino-acid sequence is MQGNFLSPAEIAKYVVDVGQKKAGLSPFKQLLLGVLAGAFIALAAQGSNAAIHTVESIGLGKTLAGTLFAAGLILVIVAGGELFTGNCLMVAALADRRISLSAMLRGWCLVYLGNLVGSVLVAFFVLRSGQLGYTGGLLGGFTLKLAAYKTALTFEKAFFMGILCNWLVCLAVWMAY